Proteins encoded in a region of the Marmota flaviventris isolate mMarFla1 chromosome 3, mMarFla1.hap1, whole genome shotgun sequence genome:
- the LOC139705235 gene encoding uncharacterized protein isoform X4 has product MKDPQQAPLGPTWDDCQQLLGTLFMTEERERILLEARKNILGPDGRPTQLPNIIEADIPLNRPNWDPNSFEGKHLRGTRPGQFWEMDFTEIKPTRLKVLERTQRYLWKQLATAYQPGDEGTPHRYQVGDFIYIRRHQVSSLEPHWKGPYQVLIITPTAVKVDGITSWIHASHLKPVPCPDSGWKLEKTDNGNKHYGCRDTQARCRLASLDYYVCPEDYRSHKESRLCGGETNFFCQNEVKP; this is encoded by the exons ATGAAAGACCCCCAACAGGCTCCTCTCGGG CCTACTTGGGATGACTGCCAACAACTCCTAGGCACTCtcttcatgacagaggaaagagagagaatccTCCTGGAAGCTAGGAAAAATATCCTCGGACCAGATGGGAGACCGACACAACTTCCCAACATAATCGAAGCCGACATCCCCTTGAACCGACCCAACTGGGACCCCAACAGCTTTGAAG GAAAGCACCTACGAGGAACCAGACCAGGACAATTCTGGGAAatggactttactgaaattaagccaACAAG ACTTAAAGTTCTTGAAAGAACCCAGCGATACCTGTGGAAACAGCTGGCCACTGCCTACCAACCTGGGGACGAAGGGACTCCACACCGATATCAAGTGGGAGACTTCATCTACATAAGACGACATCAGGTGTCATCCCTGGAACCCCACTGGAAAGGACCATACCAGGTGCTAATTATAACACCTACAGCGGTAAAAGTAGACGGAATCACTTCCTGGATCCATGCCTCTCATCTCAAGCCTGTGCCCTGTCCAGACTCTGGCTGGAAACTGGAAAAGACTG ATAATGGAAACAAACATTATGGATGTAGAGACACGCAAGCCAGATGCAGGTTGGCTAGCCTAGATTACTATGTTTGCCCGGAGGACTATCGAAGCCACAAAGAGTCACGGCTGTGTGGGGGAGAAACCAACTTCTTCT
- the LOC139705235 gene encoding uncharacterized protein isoform X1 has product MKDPQQAPLGPTWDDCQQLLGTLFMTEERERILLEARKNILGPDGRPTQLPNIIEADIPLNRPNWDPNSFEGKHLRGTRPGQFWEMDFTEIKPTRLKVLERTQRYLWKQLATAYQPGDEGTPHRYQVGDFIYIRRHQVSSLEPHWKGPYQVLIITPTAVKVDGITSWIHASHLKPVPCPDSGWKLEKTDNGNKHYGCRDTQARCRLASLDYYVCPEDYRSHKESRLCGGETNFFCKSWGCEYTGAAWWNPNSPDSLIWVGRNNTKLSPKQCLPFKWHPQVGTSGLADPTPCNTSSLCNPLNITFTSKGRNRNVWTWLSGKTYGM; this is encoded by the exons ATGAAAGACCCCCAACAGGCTCCTCTCGGG CCTACTTGGGATGACTGCCAACAACTCCTAGGCACTCtcttcatgacagaggaaagagagagaatccTCCTGGAAGCTAGGAAAAATATCCTCGGACCAGATGGGAGACCGACACAACTTCCCAACATAATCGAAGCCGACATCCCCTTGAACCGACCCAACTGGGACCCCAACAGCTTTGAAG GAAAGCACCTACGAGGAACCAGACCAGGACAATTCTGGGAAatggactttactgaaattaagccaACAAG ACTTAAAGTTCTTGAAAGAACCCAGCGATACCTGTGGAAACAGCTGGCCACTGCCTACCAACCTGGGGACGAAGGGACTCCACACCGATATCAAGTGGGAGACTTCATCTACATAAGACGACATCAGGTGTCATCCCTGGAACCCCACTGGAAAGGACCATACCAGGTGCTAATTATAACACCTACAGCGGTAAAAGTAGACGGAATCACTTCCTGGATCCATGCCTCTCATCTCAAGCCTGTGCCCTGTCCAGACTCTGGCTGGAAACTGGAAAAGACTG ATAATGGAAACAAACATTATGGATGTAGAGACACGCAAGCCAGATGCAGGTTGGCTAGCCTAGATTACTATGTTTGCCCGGAGGACTATCGAAGCCACAAAGAGTCACGGCTGTGTGGGGGAGAAACCAACTTCTTCTGTAAGTCATGGGGATGTGAGTATACAGGGGCTGCCTGGTGGAACCCAAACTCCCCTGATAGTCTGATTTGGGtaggaagaaataatactaagTTAAGTCCCAAACAATGTCTCCCATTTAAATGGCACCCCCAAGTGGGGACTTCTGGATTAGCTGACCCTACTCCATGTAACACAAGTAGCCTATGTAaccccctaaatataaccttcaccTCCAAAGGAAGAAACCGAAATGTCTGGACATGGCTTTCAGGAAAAACCTATGGAATGTGA